Proteins co-encoded in one Kocuria flava genomic window:
- a CDS encoding ABC transporter permease → MYLSVRDLLFARGRFALVGGAVALITLLLVLLTGLTEGLGRQNTSGLERLEAARIVLDAPADGSGEASFTDSALTAEQTRAWARTAGAPAVERLGAAQTRAEAGGSAAAVAVLALEEDTGLAPGLRALEGRSHPGPGQAVLSAAVAEDLGVGPGDTVRLSSAALRVAGVTEDVHHSHLPVVWAAVADLPAIAHLGGDAVATALALPAAGDPPDAQATAAADAAAGTVTTDTRGAFAALPAYASERGSLLAMQGFLYGISALVVVSFLTVWTLQRTRDVAVLRALGASRGYLLRDALAQAAAVLVLGALAGALAGGLTGLAAGTAVPFATGPATVLLPALGVAVLGGAGALLATRRVSSVDPLLALGGT, encoded by the coding sequence GTGTACCTGTCCGTCCGCGACCTCCTCTTCGCCCGGGGGCGCTTCGCCCTCGTCGGCGGGGCGGTCGCCCTCATCACCCTGCTGCTCGTCCTGCTCACCGGCCTCACCGAGGGCCTGGGCCGGCAGAACACCTCGGGCCTCGAGCGCCTGGAGGCCGCCCGCATCGTGCTCGACGCCCCGGCCGACGGCTCCGGCGAGGCCTCCTTCACCGACTCCGCGCTCACCGCCGAGCAGACCCGCGCCTGGGCGCGCACGGCCGGGGCCCCCGCCGTCGAGCGCCTCGGCGCGGCCCAGACCCGCGCCGAGGCCGGCGGCTCCGCCGCCGCGGTCGCCGTCCTCGCCCTGGAGGAGGACACCGGCCTGGCCCCCGGCCTCCGGGCCCTCGAGGGCCGCTCCCACCCGGGCCCCGGCCAGGCCGTGCTCAGCGCCGCGGTGGCCGAGGACCTCGGGGTGGGCCCCGGGGACACCGTGCGCCTGTCCTCCGCCGCGCTGCGGGTCGCGGGCGTGACCGAGGACGTCCACCACAGCCACCTGCCCGTCGTGTGGGCCGCCGTCGCCGACCTGCCCGCGATCGCGCACCTGGGCGGGGACGCCGTGGCCACCGCGCTGGCCCTGCCCGCCGCCGGGGACCCGCCGGACGCGCAGGCCACCGCCGCCGCGGACGCCGCGGCCGGGACGGTCACCACCGACACCCGGGGGGCGTTCGCCGCGCTGCCCGCCTACGCCTCGGAGCGCGGGTCGCTGCTGGCGATGCAGGGCTTCCTCTACGGGATCTCCGCACTGGTGGTCGTGTCCTTCCTCACCGTGTGGACGCTCCAGCGCACCCGCGACGTCGCGGTGCTGCGGGCGCTGGGCGCCTCCCGCGGCTACCTGCTGCGCGACGCCCTGGCCCAGGCCGCCGCGGTGCTCGTGCTCGGCGCCCTCGCCGGCGCGCTCGCCGGCGGGCTGACCGGTCTCGCCGCCGGCACCGCGGTGCCCTTCGCCACCGGGCCCGCCACCGTCCTGCTCCCGGCCCTCGGCGTGGCCGTCCTCGGCGGGGCCGGCGCCCTGCTCGCGACCCGCCGCGTCTCGTCCGTCGATCCCCTGCTCGCCCTCGGAGGCACCTGA
- a CDS encoding sensor histidine kinase, with protein sequence MQEDSSTTALLRALRVTLHVGFAGLLLLGVLRVLLESRAGQAPPGGPLPVLGLAAVLALTYLAGTVAESRAATGRTGRDPRRLALPWLAAITLLWGALTLFSPDFSWVVFPLFFVYLVLLPRAAALPVVAGLTAVVVLAQYLHAGPGAFAPAMAVGPVVGAVSAVVAGRVYRALYREAERHRRTVRALESARWELARREREAGRAGERERLAREIHDTLAQGLSSIVLMSRAARDSLAARDEELTGRRLGVIEATAAQNLAEARRFVRDLGSPALDPGLPAALAELCAATAERARAAGGELECRFRAEGEPPVLGPEQSAVLLRAAQSCLANVAEHAGARTAVVTLAGWPDAVSLDVYDDGRGFDPARPPGRRDGGHGFGLTGLDARVRELGGGLTVESAPGGGTVVGVRLPLAPAAGRPAGRGRAR encoded by the coding sequence GTGCAGGAGGACAGCTCGACGACCGCCCTGCTGCGTGCCCTGCGCGTCACCCTGCACGTCGGCTTCGCCGGGCTGCTCCTGCTGGGGGTGCTGCGGGTCCTGCTGGAGTCCCGGGCGGGCCAGGCCCCGCCGGGCGGGCCCCTGCCGGTGCTGGGCCTGGCGGCCGTCCTCGCCCTGACCTACCTCGCGGGGACGGTGGCGGAGAGCCGCGCCGCCACCGGGCGCACGGGACGGGACCCGCGCCGGCTCGCGCTGCCCTGGCTCGCGGCGATCACCCTCCTGTGGGGCGCGCTGACGCTGTTCAGCCCGGACTTCTCCTGGGTGGTCTTCCCCCTCTTCTTCGTCTACCTCGTCCTGCTGCCGCGGGCGGCCGCGCTGCCGGTCGTCGCGGGGCTCACCGCCGTGGTCGTGCTCGCCCAGTACCTGCACGCCGGCCCCGGCGCGTTCGCACCGGCCATGGCGGTGGGGCCGGTGGTCGGGGCGGTCTCCGCCGTCGTCGCCGGGCGCGTCTACCGCGCGCTCTACCGCGAGGCCGAGCGGCACCGCCGGACCGTGCGCGCGCTCGAGTCCGCCCGGTGGGAGCTGGCCCGGCGGGAGCGGGAGGCCGGGCGGGCGGGGGAGCGCGAGCGCCTCGCCCGGGAGATCCACGACACCCTCGCCCAGGGGCTGTCCTCGATCGTGCTGATGTCCCGCGCCGCCCGGGACTCCCTCGCCGCCCGGGACGAGGAGCTCACGGGCCGGCGGCTCGGCGTCATCGAGGCCACCGCGGCGCAGAACCTGGCCGAGGCCCGCCGCTTCGTGCGCGACCTCGGCTCCCCGGCCCTGGACCCGGGGCTGCCCGCGGCACTGGCCGAGCTGTGCGCGGCCACCGCCGAGCGGGCCCGGGCCGCCGGGGGCGAGCTGGAGTGCCGGTTCCGCGCCGAGGGCGAGCCGCCCGTGCTGGGCCCCGAGCAGAGCGCGGTGCTGCTGCGGGCGGCGCAGTCGTGCCTGGCCAACGTCGCCGAGCACGCCGGGGCCCGCACCGCCGTGGTCACCCTGGCGGGCTGGCCGGACGCCGTCTCCCTCGACGTCTACGACGACGGCCGGGGGTTCGACCCCGCGCGGCCGCCGGGGCGCCGCGACGGCGGCCACGGCTTCGGCCTCACCGGGCTGGACGCCCGGGTCCGGGAGCTGGGCGGCGGGCTGACCGTCGAGTCCGCCCCCGGCGGGGGCACCGTGGTGGGGGTGCGGCTGCCCCTGGCGCCCGCCGCAGGACGGCCGGCGGGCCGGGGGCGGGCGCGGTGA
- a CDS encoding response regulator — MTGVRVLLVDDHPVVRAGLRAVLEGAGGVTVVAEAADGAEALAVLAAADPPVDAVVMDLQMGPGMDGIEATRRISAAGGPPVLVLTTYDTEADVVAAMTAGATGYLLKDAPPEAVREAVQAAAAGRPVLSPAVTARLVHRLGAPATALTGREIEILRRLATGATNRELARALFISEATVKTHLVHIYDKLGVDNRTRAVDRARAERII, encoded by the coding sequence GTGACGGGCGTGCGGGTGCTGCTGGTCGACGACCACCCCGTGGTCCGGGCCGGGCTGCGCGCCGTGCTCGAGGGCGCCGGCGGGGTCACGGTCGTCGCCGAGGCCGCCGACGGTGCGGAGGCGCTCGCGGTCCTCGCCGCCGCGGACCCGCCCGTGGACGCGGTCGTCATGGACCTGCAGATGGGCCCCGGCATGGACGGGATCGAGGCCACCCGCCGGATCTCCGCCGCCGGCGGGCCGCCGGTGCTGGTCCTGACCACCTACGACACCGAGGCGGACGTCGTCGCCGCCATGACGGCCGGCGCCACCGGCTACCTGCTCAAGGACGCCCCGCCCGAGGCCGTGCGGGAGGCCGTGCAGGCGGCCGCGGCCGGGCGCCCCGTGCTCTCGCCCGCGGTCACCGCCCGGCTCGTGCACCGGCTGGGCGCCCCGGCCACGGCCCTGACCGGCCGGGAGATCGAGATCCTGCGGCGGCTGGCCACCGGGGCGACCAACCGCGAGCTGGCCCGGGCCCTGTTCATCTCCGAGGCCACGGTCAAGACCCACCTCGTGCACATCTACGACAAGCTCGGGGTCGACAACCGCACCCGGGCGGTCGACCGCGCCCGCGCCGAGCGGATCATCTGA
- a CDS encoding MBL fold metallo-hydrolase: MLLERIYDEDLAQASYFIGCQRKAEAVVVDPRRDIQVYLDLAARNGMRITAVTETHIHADYLSGTRELAAATGATMHVSAEGGPDWQYEFEAERLHDGDEIRIGNIVVEAVHTPGHTPEHLSFLVTDGAFSDQPGYMLTGDFVFSGDLGRPDLLDEAAGGVDTRFLGAQQMFRSLREKFLTLPDHVQVYPGHGAGSACGKALGAIPSTTVGYERLYSWWGHYVASGDEQGFIDELLEGQPDAPFYFGRMKRQNRQGPAVMGERAPLQELPAEQVAADLGAGTVTFVDTRPAAVVHEGTVAGALNVPAGGSVATYAAWAVDPERDARPLVLLADGQEAAQEYWDHLVRVGIDAVAGYVTGLEGLPQETPRLVRPEEVESFEKALLLDVRAKSEHAAGAVPGATQLHGGRVLWNLDGLPAEGTIVTYCQSGMRSSVVASTLRHEGFDVVELDGSYAGWLARQGALETASVR, translated from the coding sequence ATGCTGCTCGAGCGCATCTACGACGAGGACCTGGCCCAGGCGAGCTACTTCATCGGCTGCCAGCGCAAGGCCGAGGCGGTCGTGGTCGACCCCCGCCGCGACATCCAGGTCTACCTGGACCTCGCGGCCAGGAACGGCATGCGGATCACGGCCGTCACCGAGACCCACATCCACGCCGACTACCTCTCCGGCACCCGCGAGCTGGCCGCCGCCACCGGCGCCACCATGCACGTCTCCGCCGAGGGCGGGCCGGACTGGCAGTACGAGTTCGAGGCCGAGCGCCTGCACGACGGCGACGAGATCCGCATCGGCAACATCGTGGTCGAGGCGGTGCACACCCCCGGGCACACCCCGGAGCACCTGTCCTTCCTCGTGACCGACGGCGCGTTCAGCGACCAGCCCGGCTACATGCTCACCGGCGACTTCGTCTTCTCCGGCGACCTCGGCCGCCCGGACCTGCTCGACGAGGCGGCCGGGGGCGTGGACACCCGCTTCCTGGGCGCCCAGCAGATGTTCCGCAGCCTCCGGGAGAAGTTCCTGACCCTGCCCGACCACGTCCAGGTCTACCCGGGCCACGGCGCCGGCTCCGCCTGCGGCAAGGCCCTGGGCGCCATCCCCTCGACCACCGTGGGCTACGAGCGCCTGTACTCCTGGTGGGGCCACTACGTCGCCTCCGGCGACGAGCAGGGCTTCATCGACGAGCTGCTCGAGGGCCAGCCGGACGCCCCGTTCTACTTCGGCCGCATGAAGCGGCAGAATCGGCAGGGCCCGGCCGTGATGGGCGAGCGCGCCCCGCTGCAGGAGCTGCCCGCCGAGCAGGTCGCCGCCGACCTCGGGGCCGGGACCGTGACCTTCGTGGACACCCGCCCCGCCGCGGTGGTGCACGAGGGCACCGTGGCCGGCGCCCTCAACGTCCCGGCCGGCGGCTCCGTGGCGACCTACGCCGCCTGGGCCGTGGACCCGGAGCGCGACGCCCGCCCGCTCGTGCTGCTGGCCGACGGCCAGGAGGCCGCCCAGGAGTACTGGGACCACCTGGTCCGCGTGGGCATCGACGCCGTGGCCGGCTACGTGACCGGCCTCGAGGGCCTGCCGCAGGAGACCCCGCGGCTGGTCCGGCCCGAGGAGGTGGAGTCCTTCGAGAAGGCCCTGCTGCTCGACGTGCGCGCCAAGAGCGAGCACGCCGCGGGCGCCGTCCCCGGCGCCACCCAGCTGCACGGCGGCCGGGTCCTGTGGAACCTGGACGGCCTCCCGGCCGAGGGCACGATCGTGACCTACTGCCAGAGCGGCATGCGCAGCTCCGTGGTCGCCTCGACCCTGCGCCACGAGGGCTTCGACGTGGTCGAGCTCGACGGCAGCTACGCGGGCTGGCTGGCCCGCCAGGGCGCCCTGGAGACCGCCTCCGTGCGCTGA
- a CDS encoding glycosyltransferase family 4 protein has translation MRVALYTDVFAPHVDGVVTRLLRTLEQLGELGHEVLVVTPGRPPRRWGPHRVVRAPSLAFPWYPDLRAGLPGPRAERAVTAFRPDVVHAVNPVWFGAWGALSARRRRLPLLASFHTDVPQYMDALGLGALRGTAERWIRTTHNAAQVNLCTSAPMLERAAALGVREPLLWPKGVDTVLFRPNRAHPAVRERLTGGHPRERLVLAVGRLSREKNLEALREPLRRLPGTRLALVGTGPHRAALERAFAGLPVVFTGPLAGEELAAAYASADVLAFPSTTETLGLVALESLASGVPVVGARAGGIPFAVDDGRTGLLVDPGRPQELTAALARLLDDDGLRARMGAAGRAEARTLDWRAATETLVGHYRSAVERHGALRR, from the coding sequence ATGCGGGTCGCGCTCTACACGGACGTCTTCGCCCCCCACGTGGACGGGGTCGTCACCCGCCTGCTGCGCACCCTGGAGCAGCTCGGGGAGCTCGGCCACGAGGTGCTCGTGGTCACCCCGGGACGCCCGCCGCGGCGCTGGGGTCCGCACCGGGTGGTCCGCGCCCCGTCGCTGGCGTTCCCCTGGTACCCGGACCTGCGGGCCGGGCTGCCCGGACCGCGCGCCGAGCGGGCCGTCACGGCCTTCCGCCCCGACGTGGTGCACGCGGTGAACCCGGTGTGGTTCGGCGCCTGGGGCGCGCTCTCGGCCCGGCGCCGGCGGCTGCCGCTGCTCGCGTCCTTCCACACGGACGTCCCGCAGTACATGGACGCCCTGGGGCTCGGGGCCCTGCGCGGGACCGCCGAGCGGTGGATCCGCACGACGCACAACGCGGCGCAGGTCAACCTGTGCACCTCCGCGCCGATGCTCGAGCGGGCCGCCGCGCTGGGGGTGCGCGAGCCCCTCCTGTGGCCCAAGGGCGTGGACACCGTCCTGTTCCGCCCGAACCGGGCCCACCCGGCGGTGCGCGAGCGGCTGACCGGCGGGCACCCGCGGGAGCGGCTCGTGCTCGCGGTGGGCCGGCTCTCGCGCGAGAAGAACCTCGAGGCGCTGCGCGAGCCCCTGCGGCGGCTGCCGGGGACCCGGCTCGCCCTCGTGGGCACCGGCCCGCACCGGGCGGCCCTGGAGCGGGCCTTCGCCGGTCTGCCGGTCGTGTTCACCGGCCCCCTGGCCGGGGAGGAGCTCGCGGCCGCCTACGCCAGCGCGGACGTCCTCGCGTTCCCCTCGACGACCGAGACCCTCGGGCTCGTGGCCCTGGAGTCCCTGGCCAGCGGGGTGCCCGTGGTGGGCGCCCGGGCGGGCGGGATCCCCTTCGCCGTCGACGACGGGCGGACGGGGCTGCTGGTGGACCCGGGACGGCCGCAGGAGCTGACGGCCGCGCTCGCCCGGCTGCTCGACGACGACGGGCTGCGGGCGCGGATGGGCGCCGCCGGCCGCGCGGAGGCCCGGACGCTGGACTGGCGCGCCGCGACCGAGACCCTCGTGGGTCACTACCGGTCGGCGGTCGAGCGGCACGGGGCGCTCCGGCGCTGA
- a CDS encoding NAD-dependent epimerase/dehydratase family protein translates to MKIAILGGDGFCGWPTTLHLSARGHEVLVVDDLSRRAVDRELGTESLTPVRSLDERRVAWAERTGRRIGFAHLDLSRDYEAFVDLLVTERPDALVHFAEQRAAPYSMRSPGHKRYTVDNNVNATHNVLAAVVESGLDVHVVHLGTMGVYGYGTARMRIPEGYLDVEVHGPDGPVPQQILYPASPGSVYHMTKVLDQTLFAFYAKNDGVRVTDLHQGIVWGTATAETALDDRLVNRFDYDGDYGTVLNRFLVQAAVGHPLTVHGTGGQTRAFIHLQDTVRCVELALAHPPAAGDRVKIFNQMTETHRVRDLARLVAELTGAEVERVPNPRQEAAENDLHVVNDAFLDLGLEPTTLSAGLLLEIEQTAVRYADRVDPQRIPATAVWNRHRSPGLPARRPAARVGA, encoded by the coding sequence ATGAAGATCGCGATCCTGGGCGGCGACGGCTTCTGCGGCTGGCCCACCACCCTGCACCTGTCCGCGCGCGGCCACGAGGTGCTCGTGGTCGACGACCTCTCCCGCCGGGCCGTGGACCGGGAGCTGGGCACGGAGTCCCTCACCCCGGTGCGCTCCCTCGACGAGCGCCGCGTGGCGTGGGCGGAGCGGACCGGGCGGCGGATCGGCTTCGCGCACCTGGACCTCTCGCGCGACTACGAGGCGTTCGTGGACCTGCTCGTCACCGAGCGCCCGGACGCCCTGGTCCACTTCGCCGAGCAGCGCGCCGCCCCGTACTCGATGCGCTCGCCCGGGCACAAGCGCTACACCGTGGACAACAACGTCAACGCCACCCACAACGTGCTCGCCGCCGTGGTGGAGTCGGGCCTGGACGTGCACGTGGTCCACCTCGGGACCATGGGCGTCTACGGGTACGGCACGGCGAGGATGCGCATCCCGGAGGGCTACCTCGACGTCGAGGTGCACGGCCCGGACGGCCCCGTGCCGCAGCAGATCCTCTACCCCGCCAGCCCGGGGTCGGTCTACCACATGACGAAGGTGCTGGACCAGACGCTGTTCGCGTTCTACGCCAAGAACGACGGCGTGCGCGTCACCGACCTCCACCAGGGCATCGTGTGGGGCACCGCCACCGCCGAGACCGCCCTCGACGACCGGCTCGTCAACCGCTTCGACTACGACGGCGACTACGGGACCGTGCTCAACCGCTTCCTCGTCCAGGCCGCGGTGGGCCACCCCCTGACCGTGCACGGCACGGGCGGGCAGACCCGGGCGTTCATCCACCTCCAGGACACGGTCCGGTGCGTGGAGCTGGCCCTGGCCCACCCGCCGGCGGCCGGGGACCGGGTGAAGATCTTCAACCAGATGACCGAGACCCACCGGGTCCGCGACCTCGCCCGCCTCGTGGCGGAGCTGACCGGCGCCGAGGTGGAACGCGTGCCCAACCCGCGCCAGGAGGCCGCGGAGAACGACCTGCACGTGGTCAACGACGCGTTCCTGGACCTGGGCCTGGAGCCGACCACGCTCTCGGCGGGCCTGCTGCTGGAGATCGAACAGACGGCGGTGCGCTACGCCGACCGCGTGGACCCCCAGCGGATCCCGGCGACCGCCGTGTGGAACCGGCACCGCAGCCCCGGCCTGCCCGCCCGGCGTCCCGCCGCGCGCGTCGGCGCCTGA
- a CDS encoding Lrp/AsnC family transcriptional regulator yields the protein MTNDRLDATDRRILAALDEDPRMTVLALAQRTGLARGTIHARLERFRAGDALRRHSTRVTPGALGYGMAASVAVELDQHQLEAAVAGLEAIPEVIEVFAPAGQTDLLCRVVARDPDDLYRVSEEIRLCPGILRTSTSMFLRTVIPYRIAPLMDRDPGPQARGGPGGR from the coding sequence ATGACGAACGACCGGCTGGACGCCACCGACCGCAGGATCCTGGCCGCCCTCGACGAGGACCCGCGGATGACGGTGCTCGCCCTGGCCCAGCGCACGGGCCTGGCCCGCGGCACCATCCACGCCCGCCTCGAGCGCTTCCGCGCCGGGGACGCCCTGCGCCGGCACAGCACCCGGGTGACGCCCGGGGCCCTCGGGTACGGGATGGCCGCGAGCGTGGCCGTGGAGCTGGACCAGCACCAGCTCGAGGCCGCGGTCGCCGGGCTGGAGGCCATCCCCGAGGTGATCGAGGTCTTCGCCCCGGCCGGGCAGACCGACCTGCTGTGCCGGGTCGTGGCCCGCGACCCCGACGACCTCTACCGGGTCTCCGAGGAGATCCGGCTGTGCCCGGGGATCCTGCGCACCTCCACGAGCATGTTCCTGCGCACCGTCATCCCCTACCGGATCGCCCCGCTGATGGACCGGGACCCCGGCCCGCAGGCGCGGGGCGGTCCGGGCGGGCGGTGA